In Ostrea edulis chromosome 10, xbOstEdul1.1, whole genome shotgun sequence, one genomic interval encodes:
- the LOC125665942 gene encoding tripartite motif-containing protein 2-like: protein MDPLSTTLTDDFLTCTICYEIYTEPKTLPCLHSFCKECVLNFIHMNYSKGPYHCPICRETFVWGLEGLKTNFCLQNMIEMITKASASSKTPCSFCKLMKKDYAAVSQCLTCLDYLCEECTTSRHTFTRQTFNHNVVLLSDVREGRYDNEIRLVQKIYCSRHSTEVLRYYCVQCNITICRDCVICDHRNHEIKPIPDARKERESKISELTKLLMKRVEVLEQNNSDITMRMETLAQRESIVQREIGRTCKEVISSIRETQNRMEKELEARLVSGRERLQNALEKSSKACKDINESIMFSDKMLKNSNDVEVLSFLDEMFERLTKLNNADITQEIVCPAVEIPDFQMKWHEPQYTFTLRKESDSTYCEQEEGDRKENAMIADHETHRQKNCATNLSKSLSLSMPSLNVSTCKNRHKYNLRLLDSFELNESDDKFQPVYSSVAWIDEGNIAVVDKENDKIKRLNLCTGTINSKTINKALSIAVYEKGIVCRSADFCMRAFNKTFEEIKRETGVYTLVVSSPQNPYLMWITKKKIFIEKDGALFRICVRSENIKTALPSVPIFGCYLPDDTYVVSDSGNRCVYVINNRGEIIKKINHFPGSIAYDRSQNIFITDFEGGSISIFDQRKSYLTHLKIGKWDYSPRSISILENRLLITTKHKILLYDLSSM, encoded by the coding sequence ATGGATCCTCTTTCTACTACACTCACAGACGATTTTCTCACGTGCACAATATGCTATGAAATATACACAGAACCAAAGACACTGCCTTGTCTGCATTCCTTCTGCAAAGAATGTGTCCTCAATTTCATTCACATGAACTATTCAAAGGGACCGTATCATTGTCCCATATGCCGGGAAACATTCGTATGGGGTCTGGAAGGTTTGAAGACGAATTTCTGTTtgcaaaatatgattgaaatgaTTACAAAAGCTTCTGCATCATCCAAAACACCGTGTTCATTTTGCAAGTTAATGAAGAAAGACTACGCAGCTGTGTCACAGTGCTTAACATGCTTGGATTATCTATGTGAGGAATGTACGACCTCACGACATACATTTACTCGCCAAACATTCAATCATAACGTTGTGCTGTTGAGTGATGTCAGGGAAGGCAGATATGACAACGAAATACGGCTTGTACAGAAGATTTACTGCTCCCGACACAGCACTGAAGTATTGCGTTACTACTGCGTTCAGTGTAACATAACCATTTGTCGCGATTGTGTTATCTGCGATCACAGAAACCATGAAATCAAACCCATTCCCGACGCTAGAAAGGAAAGGGAGAGCAAAATATCAGAATTAACGAAGCTACTGATGAAAAGGGTGGAAGTTTTAGAACAAAATAATTCAGACATTACTATGCGTATGGAAACATTGGCTCAAAGAGAATCTATAGTCCAAAGAGAGATTGGGAGGACTTGCAAAGAGGTCATTAGCAGCATTCGTGAAACACAAAATAGAATGGAAAAAGAGCTCGAAGCACGACTGGTGTCAGGAAGAGAACGCTTACAAAATGCGTTGGAGAAATCTTCAAAAGCATGCAAAGACATTAATGAATCGATCATGTTTTCAGACAAAATGCTAAAGAATAGCAACGATGTTGAAGTTTTGTCTTTTCTTGATGAAATGTTCGAAAGGCTTACAAAGCTGAACAATGCAGATATCACACAAGAAATTGTGTGTCCTGCTGTAGAGATCCCTGATTTTCAGATGAAGTGGCATGAACCTCAGTATACATTCACATTGCGAAAAGAGTCAGATTCTACATATTGTGAACAGGAAGAAGGTGACAGAAAAGAAAATGCAATGATTGCTGATCATGAGACTCACAGACAAAAGAATTGTGCGACCAATCTTTCAAAATCCCTCTCACTGAGTATGCCAAGCCTTAATGTATCTACGTGTAAAAATCGGCATAAATATAATTTAAGACTTCTTGATAGTTTTGAATTGAATGAAAGCGACGATAAATTCCAACCTGTCTATTCGAGTGTTGCCTGGATAGACGAAGGAAATATAGCAGTTGTTGACAAGGAAAATGACAAGATCAAGCGACTCAATTTATGTACAGGGACTATCAATTCGAAGACCATCAATAAGGCATTGTCAATAGCTGTATACGAAAAGGGCATAGTTTGCAGATCTGCTGATTTTTGTATGAGAGCATTTAACAAGACATTTGAGGAGATAAAAAGAGAGACTGGGGTGTATACCTTAGTTGTATCTTCACCACAGAACCCGTATTTAATGTGgataacaaaaaagaaaatatttatcgaGAAAGACGGCGCTTTATTCAGAATTTGTGTCAGAAGTGAGAATATAAAAACTGCATTACCATCTGTGCCAATATTTGGATGCTATCTTCCAGATGACACATATGTTGTGTCTGACAGTGGCAATCGGTGCgtttatgtcattaacaatCGTGGGGaaattattaagaaaataaaccATTTCCCAGGATCCATTGCATACGATAGaagtcagaatatttttatcacAGATTTTGAAGGTGGAAGCATTTCAATTTTCGATCAAAGGAAGTCGTATTTGACGCATTTGAAAATTGGAAAATGGGATTATTCACCACGGAGCATTTCAATATTAGAAAATCGACTTTTGATCACGACCAAACACAAAATTCTCTTGTACGATTTAAGTTCTATGTGA
- the LOC125665954 gene encoding uncharacterized protein LOC125665954, whose amino-acid sequence MVSNMKSLVFCSQIILLCGWFTVSEAEDSKPVTSELEYLRESVARLQGALNDYDDRFNKMESANRALWVTVSKQNQHMAHMEDIIQGLQETVQREKIELDNFPKTLSDILAHVSGYNDEVKNIPHNYTTDVTDQTKARGLMRRLLVGSLPVPVAFQVYLSGRQTTPSGHQTIIFDTVQLNIGNGYHQTSGIFVAPESGIYVFAWSMRLYGTSSHSAQLVVGNQEYDAVYLAVHDGDNENVSGTAVAQVEKGEDVFVRTHAAFNLGNVESDAVGRTSFCGWKIN is encoded by the exons ATGGTTTCCAACATGAAGTCTTTAGTTTTCTGCTCACAGATCATTCTTTTATGTGGCTGGTTTACTGTTTCGGAAGCAGAGGATTCCAAACCTGTAACATCCGAGCTAGAATATCTCCGTGAATCTGTTGCACGTTTGCAAGGAGCACTCAATGATTATGATGATCGTTTTAACAAAATGGAATCTGCCAATCGCGCTTTGTGGGTGACGGTATCAAAGCAGAACCAACATATGGCCCATATGGAAGACATTATTCAAGGCTTGCAAGAAACTGTGCAAAGAGAAAAAATCGAACTAGACAATTTTCCAAAGACACTGAGTGACATTTTAGCGCATGTCAGTGGATATAATGACGAAGTGAAGAACATCCCCCACAACTACACGACTGATGTAACTGACCAGACAAAAGCTCGAGGACTAATGC gacgACTACTTGTTGGATCCTTGCCTGTACCTGTCGCTTTTCAAGTCTACCTGAGTGGGCGACAAACCACACCAAGTGGTCATCAGACGATCATTTTTGATACTGTCCAACTAAACATCGGGAACGGTTACCACCAAACATCAGGAATATTCGTTGCCCCTGAGTCAGGAATCTACGTATTTGCTTGGTCTATGCGCCTGTATGGAACCTCATCACACTCTGCACAACTTGTGGTTGGCAATCAAGAGTATGATGCTGTATATCTTGCGGTGCACGATGGGGACAATGAAAATGTGAGCGGCACTGCTGTGGCACAGGTGGAGAAGGGAGAAGACGTCTTCGTGAGAACACACGCAGCTTTTAACTTGGGTAACGTGGAGAGTGATGCTGTAGGGAGGACCTCTTTCTGCGGATGGAAGATCAACTGA
- the LOC125665941 gene encoding cubilin homolog produces the protein MLTRSYPGYIAVKLGPHLTNLTLESQIVGTGYKSAYILGQNETNLNISTVAHPGFYVIKLLQNRSLLTTRYIHAVCRKQVNLNLNQNYKIESPEFPLAYHAGIRCSWNVTKVSNNTWFKIYTEGRGFGCLMSFKSDFKDKLCSQTEKNNTLVVPSDSLDIRFSSIKSGPPSYIYVEVIPQLLPPANLSATAFNDSIHIDWVWNGTYYDDLSCVIEYGVHPSMVYSKVPSDCRDGSYILDTSSHRGQIYQISMFAQTSFWESERLDYVNLTSECYNEFFIKGEMEITIVSDGYPFHLQPFSICQWSISTEEDNYLKVSIRDLDLCYNQDDCQTTCLQIGKTVKHCSGSSERTDYLIQSNSTFIILNTTNALGGRGFNVSVKAIDSPPSFIDDIHVQSDHDFINVTWNPYRGEKQLLRYIVTYSIVPEVAYHVIPIHVNNTFYVINTRDHKGQLFAIKLSYLTEGGEGIASSVKIIRSACGYTVKLHHNQSLNITSPGINGGYLSNVYCKWNIMTDQSIWYKFQFTKIDMENSSMCQKDYVEFPMNQKFCGKGTQSPVIIKDNQATVVFVTDDSNTGVGFSGSLTPLYPPSSKPRSLTVTPTQYGLLLKWRTPSLNPTYVRGYRIHYRCYGQADVKETIVSSNENVAFINTRLYPGILFEVWMSAIGEADDSELTDSVQALSECGEDLMINKSTRYISTPTYPRFEHLMSQCSWTISSMHRFTVTIMDIHCSSPATNTTDSEILMINHTKHLLKGVTKGMQFSFHGNVKIEIRSKTYAILAAAQPIADQNTPHRGSSASDGRKYDIS, from the exons ATGCTCACGAGAAGTTACCCAGGATATATTGCGGTGAAACTGGGACCTCATCTCACAAATTTAACACTTGAAAGTCAg ATTGTGGGGACGGGATACAAATCAGCGTATATTCTTGGCCAAAACGAGACCAATCTGAACATCAGTACTGTCGCACACCCTGGATTCTACGTCATAAAGCTACTACAGAACAGATCGCTCCTCACTACCAGATACATCCATGCAG TTTGCAGGAAACAAGTAAACCTCAATCTGAATCAAAATTATAAGATAGAATCGCCAGAATTTCCTCTGGCATATCACGCAGGCATACGATGTTCTTGGAACGTTACCAAAGTGAGCAATAACACATggttcaagatttatactgaggGGCGTGGCTTTGGATGTTTGATGTCATTCAAAAGCGATTTTAAGGATAAATTGTGCTCACAGACAGAGAAAAACAATACTTTAGTAGTACCCAGCGATTCCCTGGATATAAGATTTTCCTCCATAAAATCAGGTCCGCCGTCTTATATATACGTAGAAG TTATACCCCAGTTATTACCACCCGCTAACCTATCCGCTACAGCATTCAATGATTCCATCCACATTGACTGGGTCTGGAACGGAACTTACTATGATGATCTTAGTTGTGTGATTGAATATGGCGTTCATCCGTCCATGGTGTACAGTAAGGTACCCAGCGACTGCAGGGATGGTTCATACATATTGGATACCAGTTCTCACAGAGGTCAGATCTACCAGATTTCAATGTTCGCACAAACATCTTTTTGGGAAAGTGAAAGGTTGGATTATGTTAACTTAACATCAG AATGCTATAATGAATTTTTTATCAAAGGAGAAATGGAGATAACCATAGTGTCGGATGGTTACCCATTCCATTTACAACCTTTTTCTATTTGTCAATGGAGCATCAGTACAGAGGAGGATAACTATTTGAAAGTTTCCATCCGGGATCTTGATTTATGCTATAATCAAGACGACTGTCAAACAACGTGTCTACAGATTGGAAAAACTGTAAAACATTGTTCCGGTTCTTCAGAAAGGACAGACTATCTGATACAGAGCAACAGCACATTCATCATTTTGAATACCACTAATGCATTAGGTGGGCGGGGTTTCAATGTGTCCGTCAAGGCAATAG ATTCCCCACCCTCGTTTATAGATGATATTCACGTACAGAGCGATCATGATTTCATCAACGTTACCTGGAATCCCTATCGCGGGGAAAAGCAATTATTGAGATACATCGTCACCTATAGCATAGTACCGGAAGTGGCGTATCATGTGATACCAATACATGTTAATAACACATTTTATGTCATCAACACCAGAGATCACAAGGGTCAGCTGTTTGCTATCAAGCTATCTTATCTGACTGAGGGCGGAGAAGGAATTGCGTCAAGTGTTAAGATAATTAGATCAG CATGTGGTTACACGGTCAAATTGCACCATAACCAAAGCCTTAATATTACATCACCTGGGATAAATGGCGGCTACCTTTCAAATGTCTACTGCAAGTGGAATATCATGACGGACCAGTCTATTTGGTATAAG TTCCAATTCACCAAAATCGATATGGAAAATTCTTCGATGTGCCAGAAAGATTATGTGGAATTTCCTATGAACCAGAAGTTCTGTGGCAAAGGAACGCAGTCACCCGTCATCATAAAAGACAACCAAGCGACTGTAGTGTTTGTCACGGACGACAGCAACACTGGTGTAGGCTTCAGTGGCAGCTTAACGCCATTAT ATCCACCATCAAGTAAACCAAGGAGTCTAACAGTCACTCCGACGCAGTACGGACTCCTATTGAAATGGAGGACACCTTCATTAAACCCGACTTACGTCCGAGGATACAGAATTCATTATAGATGTTATGGACAAGCAGATGTAAAAGAAACCATCGtatcatccaatgaaaatgTGGCTTTCATCAACACAAGGTTGTATCCGGGGATTCTGTTTGAAGTATGGATGTCTGCCATTGGGGAAGCAGACGATAGTGAACTAACTGACAGCGTGCAGGCTTTGTCGG AATGTGGAGAAGACCTAATGATTAATAAGTCCACGAGATATATCAGTACCCCAACATACCCACGATTCGAACATCTGATGTCTCAATGTTCATGGACCATTTCATCAATGCATCGGTTCACGGTGACCATCATGGATATTCATTGCTCATCC